In the Gossypium arboreum isolate Shixiya-1 chromosome 10, ASM2569848v2, whole genome shotgun sequence genome, one interval contains:
- the LOC108489190 gene encoding inositol transporter 1 isoform X2, whose product MALVGAMIGAASGGWINDAYGRKMATLLADVVFTAGAIVMAAAPDPYVLILGRLLVGLGVGTASVTAPVYIAEASPSEVRGGLVSTNVLMITGGQFLSYLVNLAFTQVRGTWRWMLGVSAVPAVIQFFLMLCLPESPRWLFMKNEKDKAIAVLSKIYDIARLEDEVDHLSAALEEEQQRKNTVRYLDVFRTKEIRLAFLAGAGLQAFQQFTGINTVMYYSPTIVQMAGFNSNQLALLLSLIVAAMNAGGTVVGIYLIDHFGRKKLALSSLSGVIVSLVILAGAFFAETPGSSNGIYGWLAVIGLALYIAFFAPGMGPVPWTVNSEIYPEQYRGICGGMSATVNWISNLIVAQTFLTIAEAVGTGVTFLILAGIALLAVVFVIVYVPETKGLTFVEVERIWKERAWGSSYNTESLLEHGNESA is encoded by the exons ATGGCCTTGGTTGGTGCAATGATTGGAGCTGCATCCGGGGGTTGGATTAACGATGCTTATGGACGTAAGATGGCTACTCTTCTTGCAGATGTTGTCTTTACTGCTGGAGCAATTGTCATGGCCGCTGCACCCGATCCATATGTGCTGATATTGGGACGCCTTTTAGTTGGCCTAGGTGTGGGTACTGCCTCTGTGACCGCTCCCGTATATATTGCTGAAGCATCACCTTCGGAAGTAAGGGGTGGGCTAGTTAGCACAAATGTGCTTATGATAACTGGTGGACAGTTTCTTTCCTACCTTGTAAATCTTGCTTTTACACAG GTTCGAGGAACATGGAGATGGATGCTTGGAGTTTCAGCTGTGCCAGCTGTCATTCAGTTTTTCCTTATGCTATGTTTGCCCGAGTCTCCACGATGGCTTTTCATGAAG AATGAGAAAGATAAAGCCATAGCTGTGCTTTCTAAAATTTATGACATTGCTCGGTTAGAAGATGAAGTGGATCACCTTTCTGCTGCACTAGAAGAAGAACAGCAGAGAAAGAATACTGTCAGATATTTGGATGTTTTTAGAACAAAAGAAATTAGACTTGCTTTTCTGGCTGGGGCAGGACTGCAG GCTTTTCAGCAGTTCACTGGCATCAATACAGTTATGTACTATAGTCCAACAATCGTCCAGATGGCTGGCTTCAATTCCAATCAGCTAGCACTTCTGCTGTCTCTCATTGTCGCTGCCATGAATGCAGGAGGAACTGTTGTCGGCATTTACCTTATCGATCATTTCGGAAGGAAAAAGCTGGCTCTTTCAAGCTTATCTGGTGTCATCGTGTCCCTTGTCATCCTTGCTGGGGCCTTTTTTGCTGAAACACCTGGTTCTTCTAATGGAATTTATGGATGGCTGGCAGTCATTGGATTAGCCCTCTACATTGCATTCTTCGCACCTGGAATGGGGCCTGTTCCATGGACTGTGAACTCAGAGATATACCCTGAGCAATACCGAGGGATCTGTGGGGGCATGTCGGCTACTGTgaattggatttcaaatttgattGTGGCCCAGACTTTTCTTACAATTGCTGAAGCAGTGGGAACTGGTGTTACTTTCTTGATTCTCGCTGGCATAGCTTTGCTTGCAGTGGTTTTTGTGATTGTGTATGTGCCGGAGACCAAGGGGTTGACATTCGTTGAAGTGGAACGAATTTGGAAAGAAAGGGCTTGGGGAAGCAGTTATAACACTGAAAGCCTTCTCGAGCATGGAAACGAGTCCGCCTAG
- the LOC108489190 gene encoding inositol transporter 1 isoform X1, translating into MTLESLPGSSGYLDLFPERRMSYFSNPYVLGLTVIAGIGGLLFGYDTGVISGALLYIKDDFEIVRQSSFLQETIVSMALVGAMIGAASGGWINDAYGRKMATLLADVVFTAGAIVMAAAPDPYVLILGRLLVGLGVGTASVTAPVYIAEASPSEVRGGLVSTNVLMITGGQFLSYLVNLAFTQVRGTWRWMLGVSAVPAVIQFFLMLCLPESPRWLFMKNEKDKAIAVLSKIYDIARLEDEVDHLSAALEEEQQRKNTVRYLDVFRTKEIRLAFLAGAGLQAFQQFTGINTVMYYSPTIVQMAGFNSNQLALLLSLIVAAMNAGGTVVGIYLIDHFGRKKLALSSLSGVIVSLVILAGAFFAETPGSSNGIYGWLAVIGLALYIAFFAPGMGPVPWTVNSEIYPEQYRGICGGMSATVNWISNLIVAQTFLTIAEAVGTGVTFLILAGIALLAVVFVIVYVPETKGLTFVEVERIWKERAWGSSYNTESLLEHGNESA; encoded by the exons ATGACGCTAGAGTCTTTACCCGGGAGTTCAGGGTATCTGGATTTGTTTCCAGAGAGACGAATGTCATATTTCAGTAATCCTTATGTTTTAGGACTTACTGTAATTGCTGGAATTGGTGGCTTGCTCTTTGGCTATGACACAG GTGTAATATCAGGGGCCCTTCTTTACATAAAAGATGACTTTGAGATCGTCAGGCAGAGTAGTTTCCTGCAG GAAACTATTGTCAGCATGGCCTTGGTTGGTGCAATGATTGGAGCTGCATCCGGGGGTTGGATTAACGATGCTTATGGACGTAAGATGGCTACTCTTCTTGCAGATGTTGTCTTTACTGCTGGAGCAATTGTCATGGCCGCTGCACCCGATCCATATGTGCTGATATTGGGACGCCTTTTAGTTGGCCTAGGTGTGGGTACTGCCTCTGTGACCGCTCCCGTATATATTGCTGAAGCATCACCTTCGGAAGTAAGGGGTGGGCTAGTTAGCACAAATGTGCTTATGATAACTGGTGGACAGTTTCTTTCCTACCTTGTAAATCTTGCTTTTACACAG GTTCGAGGAACATGGAGATGGATGCTTGGAGTTTCAGCTGTGCCAGCTGTCATTCAGTTTTTCCTTATGCTATGTTTGCCCGAGTCTCCACGATGGCTTTTCATGAAG AATGAGAAAGATAAAGCCATAGCTGTGCTTTCTAAAATTTATGACATTGCTCGGTTAGAAGATGAAGTGGATCACCTTTCTGCTGCACTAGAAGAAGAACAGCAGAGAAAGAATACTGTCAGATATTTGGATGTTTTTAGAACAAAAGAAATTAGACTTGCTTTTCTGGCTGGGGCAGGACTGCAG GCTTTTCAGCAGTTCACTGGCATCAATACAGTTATGTACTATAGTCCAACAATCGTCCAGATGGCTGGCTTCAATTCCAATCAGCTAGCACTTCTGCTGTCTCTCATTGTCGCTGCCATGAATGCAGGAGGAACTGTTGTCGGCATTTACCTTATCGATCATTTCGGAAGGAAAAAGCTGGCTCTTTCAAGCTTATCTGGTGTCATCGTGTCCCTTGTCATCCTTGCTGGGGCCTTTTTTGCTGAAACACCTGGTTCTTCTAATGGAATTTATGGATGGCTGGCAGTCATTGGATTAGCCCTCTACATTGCATTCTTCGCACCTGGAATGGGGCCTGTTCCATGGACTGTGAACTCAGAGATATACCCTGAGCAATACCGAGGGATCTGTGGGGGCATGTCGGCTACTGTgaattggatttcaaatttgattGTGGCCCAGACTTTTCTTACAATTGCTGAAGCAGTGGGAACTGGTGTTACTTTCTTGATTCTCGCTGGCATAGCTTTGCTTGCAGTGGTTTTTGTGATTGTGTATGTGCCGGAGACCAAGGGGTTGACATTCGTTGAAGTGGAACGAATTTGGAAAGAAAGGGCTTGGGGAAGCAGTTATAACACTGAAAGCCTTCTCGAGCATGGAAACGAGTCCGCCTAG